ACCCCAAAGCATTCAACAGCCACATCCGCGAAGTAACGCTTACCGGTGAAGCCTGGTTTGAAGTGCAACATGATAAGGCCCATCCTTTCCTGATTCAAACAACAAGAGCAACGATGGAGGTGCTGGGCACTTCATTTACCATTAACACCAATGACAAAGAGGATGAACTGGTGGTAACCACCGGCAAAGTGTTGTTCAGCAGTAAAACCGATACCGCAGCAAAGCAAATCATTTATCCGAACCAGTATTGCACGCTTACCAATAAAGGGTTTGAGGTAAAAACACAGAACGATCCCAATTTTCTTTCCTGGAAAACAGGCATAATAAAATTCGATAATACGCCCATCAACCAGGTGGCTACGGTTCTATCCAATTACTATAATCTGAACATTCAACCAGATAGCCAGTTGATGAAGCTGCCTGTTATCCCAACAGTTACGGCAAAATTCAATCAACAGCCAATAGACAGCGTACTTACAGAAATAAAATTGCTTGCCAATATCAGTAACAGGAAACAAAACGATACCATCCTGTTTTATAAACAATAAAGCATTATAACCTTTTCCTATCCAGCATGTCAACTCAGCGTATACTTCTCCTGGCTCTTTGCACTATATTGTTCACAAACAGTATGGCGCAGCACCGGTTATTAAGAACAACCTTCGAATGCAGGGCAGCACAGGGAACCGCGCCCGGATTATTACATGAGCTGATTGCTTACTGCCCGGTAAATATTGAATTTTCTCCCACCCTGCTCGATAATTCGCAACGGCTTAAATTACCCGCCGGTGAAACCACCATTGGCGCTGTACTTACGTTAATCCTGAAAGGACAAAAAGTAGCTGTTATTGAAAGAAATGATAAGCTAATTATTATAGCTGCCACGGAACCATTGGCGCCTGGCGCCTTGCTGGAGAAATATGTGCTGTTCGGCTTTATTCAACAGGAAGGCAGCCTGGAACCGTTGCCATTTGCCACCATCAGGGAACCGGCAACAGGCATATCGTGCGAATCAAATACAGCTGGGTTCTATAGCCTGAGCCTGCCAGCAGGCGCTCACACTATTGAAATTTCCTTCTCAGGCTGTAATACCAGGATTATTGAAGTAGACCTGCAACACAATACCCGTTTCAATTTGGCTTTGATAGCTGCGCTGTTGCCGGAAGTAAAGGTAAACACGGCGAATACCCTGAAACGCGATGCAGGCAACAAACTGGATAATGAACAATCCGGCATGTATAGCAATATGCTTGGCCAAACCGATCCGGTACGAGCGGTTTATTTACTGCCAGGGAATATGGAAACGCAGGAAACAGGCGGTCAGTTAATTGTTCGGGGCGGAGAAGCGGGAGAAAGTATTTTCCTGTTGGATGGCAACCGGGTGTTTAATCCCGCGCATTTATTAGGTGAGATAGCAGTAGTAAATAATACCAGCGTAAAATCGGTAAAACAATATAAAAATGATTTTCCAGGCCGGTACGGCGGAGCCGTATCTTCTATTACCGCTATCCAAACCAAAGATGGTAATATGGAGCACTGGCATGGCGAAGCAGAAGCGGGTCTTACTTCAGGCGCCATTACAGTGGAAGGCCCGCTCACAAAAAACCGGACAGCCCTGATGATCTCCGGCCGCAGCAGCCTCGGTGATGCCACTAAAGACATCCTGGCGTATGATGCATTGTTTTCAGATTTTCACATTAAACTCACCCATCAGATCAATAAGAACAATAAGCTGCTGATAAGCGGCTATACAGGCAATGACCGAGTGGAACTGAACCAGGACAATAACAACTATCTGCAGAAATGGAGCAATGGATTGTTTACCGTTAACTGGAACCTGGTTACCGGCAAGCGTTCGTTTATTAACACTTCCCTGAATGCAAGCAATTTTGACAATTATGTTGGGTTGAAATACGCCTCAACAAGTACTACCATTGGAGGGATACCTATATTCAAAAGCACCGCATTCAATAATTACGCAAAGGGAACG
The Niastella koreensis GR20-10 genome window above contains:
- a CDS encoding carboxypeptidase-like regulatory domain-containing protein — protein: MAQHRLLRTTFECRAAQGTAPGLLHELIAYCPVNIEFSPTLLDNSQRLKLPAGETTIGAVLTLILKGQKVAVIERNDKLIIIAATEPLAPGALLEKYVLFGFIQQEGSLEPLPFATIREPATGISCESNTAGFYSLSLPAGAHTIEISFSGCNTRIIEVDLQHNTRFNLALIAALLPEVKVNTANTLKRDAGNKLDNEQSGMYSNMLGQTDPVRAVYLLPGNMETQETGGQLIVRGGEAGESIFLLDGNRVFNPAHLLGEIAVVNNTSVKSVKQYKNDFPGRYGGAVSSITAIQTKDGNMEHWHGEAEAGLTSGAITVEGPLTKNRTALMISGRSSLGDATKDILAYDALFSDFHIKLTHQINKNNKLLISGYTGNDRVELNQDNNNYLQKWSNGLFTVNWNLVTGKRSFINTSLNASNFDNYVGLKYASTSTTIGGIPIFKSTAFNNYAKGTRFEARTAVELTASPNLQFQFGAQFEHVTILPYKTLVTTEFEEDYLQYSAQPTLPFNNAALWYENEIRVGNNLLLRPGVYANAYSVNGYNNQSLQPRFFASYRLDNQQQLSYSYSQTGQVLHQVTSPYPGINREIWLPANSSFQPVIGNMINLGYQYKNSRLINFNADVYYKAINHLVNFSPKANVLFYSDSIENKLITGKGNSFGLELVAERKFSKWKTLLSYTVSWSWRRFDSIQNGQRQPYRYDRRHNLNWLFSYQPKPSLEISVLWHFNTGDWITLPTTIPANPDEEMNNAAFKPYRGQVFNRVNINATWYLKTWKKFSQQLNAGVHIMDHTEQYTTQFSTTNNDYNIDLFPDQLFKYTWYLAYNISF
- a CDS encoding FecR family protein; the protein is MIQVPEHIILLIESQLKGQLSEADAQTLQQWRAENKSHELIYRQLEKVWQESGSILQETGYDEEQAWNKVDQRLAQSRNKGTIRMITRLAAAACIIGLLFIAGWLLYQKRHPAMELVKADQMNIPVTLPDGSQVTLRKGATLAYPKAFNSHIREVTLTGEAWFEVQHDKAHPFLIQTTRATMEVLGTSFTINTNDKEDELVVTTGKVLFSSKTDTAAKQIIYPNQYCTLTNKGFEVKTQNDPNFLSWKTGIIKFDNTPINQVATVLSNYYNLNIQPDSQLMKLPVIPTVTAKFNQQPIDSVLTEIKLLANISNRKQNDTILFYKQ